The Spirochaetota bacterium genome segment CCGCTGGTTGGCGCTGTTCAGGACCTTAAAAATCTTGAATTTGTAGATTATATCTTTGTGATAGATAATAACAAGCGCATAATCCAGAACTTTGATCCAGAAAAGAATGGCACAATTATTGATGATGATCTAACCAGAAAGGCTCTTGAAAACACAAATACTCAAAAACCGATGCTGATAGTATACAAAGATGTAAAAACTGGTATCAATTTCTATGACTTATCGCTTCCTTTATTTCATACTGTTCAGAAAGTAAGAATAGGAACAGTTAGGCTTGGATTCAGTGAAGAAATTATATTATCTGAAATTAGAAAAATGACAATAACTATTCTATTAATAGGAGCATTTTTTATTGGACTATCAGTGTTTGGTTCCATCGTTCTTGCCAGTGTAATTATTAAGCCAATTAAAAAGCTTACAGAAGGTGCGGTTATCATAGGCAATGGAAATCTTGATTATAAAATACAGATTAATAGTACCGATGAGATTGGGAAATTGGCCGCAGAATTTAATCAAATGACAGAAAGACTGAAAGTAGCTCAGAAAATGGAAATTGAAAGCCGCATAATGCAGGAACAGATAGATCTTGCCCGTGAAATTCAAGAAGGTTTAAACCCTATGGGGTTTTATAACAAAAACGGTATAGAAATAAAGGGCTTTACTCGAGCCGCTAAAGGAGTTGGTGGGGATTATTTTGACTACATTGATATTGATAAGTATAGAGTGGGAGCATTAATAAGCGATGTTTCCGGGAAAGGCGTACCTGCTTCACTTGTTATGGTTATGATTCGTACAGTATTTGTTTCATATATCAGGAAAGGAGATGTGTATTGTGCTGATGTAGTAAAAGCAATTAATGATGCGCTCAGTGCTGATTTTGCAGTAGATAAATTTGCCACACTATTCTTTATGATATATGACCGAACAACAAATGAATTATCATTTTCAAATGCAGGGCATGGTCCTCTGTTTTGTTACCGATCATCCTTAAATGCATGTACTTTAACTAAACTAGATGGCGTGCCAATTGGAATAATGGAAGACGTTGATTATAAGCAGGCCAAGGTACCTTTGAATATTGGCGATATCATTGTGCTCTATACAGACGGTGTAACTGAAATGCGTAATGCAAATAAAGAGGAGTATGGACAAAAAAGATTAAGAGATCTTATTATTGCTAATAAAGATCTTAATGCAAAACAAATAGCTGATTTAATTGTACAGGATGTGGATAATTTCAGAGGAGATGTGCCACCTCATGATGATATGACACTTCTGGTTTTAAAAAGAACAGCATAAATGCCTTTAGAGTAAATCCTCCTCATTTTCATAAATGGTGAAAAACTTATCAAGGGTGGCTAATTTTAATATATTTAATACATCATCATGAATATTCATTAACGCAAATTTACCATTGTGGGCTCTCATCTTTTTCTGGCCTGCAACCAAAGCGCCAATACCCGAAGAATCCATATAGTTAACATCTTTAAGATCAACTACTACACTTGAATAAGAACCATCTGTTACACTGAATAAAGCTTTTTTAAGTTCACTGACATTATAAAGATCTACTTCGCCACTGACAGCTATTACTTTATGTTCACCAATATCCTTGAATTCTATTTCCATTGAGCTATCTCCCAGAATATTCTACAATAATGATAATATTGTTTTATTATTGTATAATATATGAAACAACAAAATTATTTCAAGCATAATTTTTATATAGCAGGCAAACTGAACGAAAATTTTACCCAATTTCCGTAATCAGATTCAGCCCAGATTCTGCCTTTATGCTTTTCAATTATGGTTTTGCATATATAAAGTCCCAGCCCAGACCCTTTAATGCCTTCTGTGCCTTTTTGTTTCAGACGTGAAAACTTTTTAAACAGCTTGTCCATGCCATCGGGAGGTATACCAACACCTTCATTAAATACAGAAAATACATATTCGTTATTAACGTGTTTCAGTTCTATTTTAATTGTTGTGTCAGCTTTTCCATATTTGATGGCATTGTTGATAAAATTTGTAACAACAATTTTTAATAAATTTGCATCAGCTTTAATTTTAGGTTTTACTTCAATAGTTATATCCAATTTCATGTTCTTTATGTTATTTACATGTTCTGGCATTTCAACTATTGGTTTTATTACATCTTCATACAGATCAATTTCTTCCTGAAAAGACTCAAGTGAATCCAGTTCCATTTTAGATAAATCAATGTAGTTACGAATAATATCTTCCAGATACTGACAATTGCGTAAAATTGTCTCAATAATTTTTTGCTGTTCCGGCGAAAGATTACCAAAATAACCTTTATAGAGTGTTTCAGCTGTAGTATGAACAACTGATACTGGACTTTTCAATTCATGTGATACAATAGCCATTAAATCCAGCATTGCAGCTTCAGCTTTATCTTGTCTGGCTTTGATTGCATTATCCACAACACTTCGCAATTCATCTGGTGTAAATGGCTTTGGAATATAATCAAATGCACCTAATTTTAATGCTTCTCGTGCGGTTTCAACAGTTGCAAAACCGGTAAAAATAATAACTGTAACATCTGGTTGCTCTTTTCGTAATGTTTTTAATACATCCATGCCACTCAATTGAGGCATCTTTAAGTCAGTAATTACAAGGTCGTATTTTTTTGCTTTTGCTTTTTCAAGGCCTTCAAGGCCATCTTTTGCAGTATCTATCTCCAGATCTTCCCTTTTTTTTAAAATCTTTTCGCAGCTTTTTAATATAATCTCTTCATCATCGATGATTAAAATTTTTATTGTATTTGCCATATTATTTCATGCACCGTATATATTAATATAATTATTGATTTTTTCTATTAGACGGGAATGGTCTTGTAGTGTCAAGTAAATAGAAAGAATGTTATTTTTTTTGTATGAACAGTGTATCAATAAAATGAGATAAATCAATAAAGTTTTTCACTTCACGCATTTCTGTGCAATACGGCATATAAACACTTGCTATGCTATCACTCCAGTCCCATAAATGTCTTCTGTCGGGGTTGAGCCAGTAAATATTTCGTGAGCGTTCTTTAATTTTTATGAATGAATCCAATCCTGGATCCTGATTATTGTTTCGTGCATCACCAAGAATTAATACTGTGGTCTTGCTTGTTAAGGCATCACTATAATTTTGAATGAATTGGTTAAAGCTGTTGCCGTAATTACTTCCCCACCCATAGGTAAAATCAGTATCAGTAAAAATGGAATTCAATGCTCGTTCTGGGTCCATTTCTCTGAATAAATCTGTAATTTCCACAAGATTGCTAATAAATGCAAATGAACGTAC includes the following:
- a CDS encoding SpoIIE family protein phosphatase, whose protein sequence is MAKDKKDKDNNKFTKNKKDTAVKDNKRKNKEKSSKGVKFSLRLKFSLAIIILASSIIAVMTYYFINQESELLRKQILQFANRETERLAVIARESISQKDELPLVGAVQDLKNLEFVDYIFVIDNNKRIIQNFDPEKNGTIIDDDLTRKALENTNTQKPMLIVYKDVKTGINFYDLSLPLFHTVQKVRIGTVRLGFSEEIILSEIRKMTITILLIGAFFIGLSVFGSIVLASVIIKPIKKLTEGAVIIGNGNLDYKIQINSTDEIGKLAAEFNQMTERLKVAQKMEIESRIMQEQIDLAREIQEGLNPMGFYNKNGIEIKGFTRAAKGVGGDYFDYIDIDKYRVGALISDVSGKGVPASLVMVMIRTVFVSYIRKGDVYCADVVKAINDALSADFAVDKFATLFFMIYDRTTNELSFSNAGHGPLFCYRSSLNACTLTKLDGVPIGIMEDVDYKQAKVPLNIGDIIVLYTDGVTEMRNANKEEYGQKRLRDLIIANKDLNAKQIADLIVQDVDNFRGDVPPHDDMTLLVLKRTA
- a CDS encoding STAS domain-containing protein; this translates as MEIEFKDIGEHKVIAVSGEVDLYNVSELKKALFSVTDGSYSSVVVDLKDVNYMDSSGIGALVAGQKKMRAHNGKFALMNIHDDVLNILKLATLDKFFTIYENEEDLL
- a CDS encoding response regulator; translated protein: MANTIKILIIDDEEIILKSCEKILKKREDLEIDTAKDGLEGLEKAKAKKYDLVITDLKMPQLSGMDVLKTLRKEQPDVTVIIFTGFATVETAREALKLGAFDYIPKPFTPDELRSVVDNAIKARQDKAEAAMLDLMAIVSHELKSPVSVVHTTAETLYKGYFGNLSPEQQKIIETILRNCQYLEDIIRNYIDLSKMELDSLESFQEEIDLYEDVIKPIVEMPEHVNNIKNMKLDITIEVKPKIKADANLLKIVVTNFINNAIKYGKADTTIKIELKHVNNEYVFSVFNEGVGIPPDGMDKLFKKFSRLKQKGTEGIKGSGLGLYICKTIIEKHKGRIWAESDYGNWVKFSFSLPAI